Part of the Varibaculum massiliense genome is shown below.
AGCTGACCAGGTAATAGTTTGCGATATTTTTGGAGCGCGTGAAGATCCTATCCCCGGGGTTACCTCCCAGATCATTACCGACAAGATGCAGCACGGCAGTTATCTGCCAGATCGAGATACTGCTGCACGCCTCCTCGCCGAAGCCGCGCAGCCAGGAGATTTAATCCTAACGGTGGGAGCCGGGGACGTAACTGCAGCGGGAGCAGTTATTTTGCGTACTTTAGAGCAAAGGTTTGCCCAGTGAGCAATCGCAAATCTTCCTTTTCGCGCCGCCCGAAAGCCACCGAAGTCTCGGGGAAAACCCGGGCGGGTAAAAACCGTAGGCAAGCGGGCAGTAAAAGCGAAAAAGCCCTGTCAAAACCGCGCGCCCGGCAGGTAACTTTAGCCTCCAGGGATCGGGCGGTAGTTTCTAGCGGTCTGGCGCAACGGCGCCAGGAAATAGCCCAGGTTAAACGGCGGCGGCAGTTGCGGCGTGTCGTCATCAGCGTCCTAATCACCATAGTTGTAGTAGCTTTGGGATATCTGTTCTGGTTTTCCCCGGTTTTTGCCTTGGACCCCGCGCAAACTCGAGTAATGGGAGCCAGTGCGCAAGCGCCTGCTAAAGCGGTAAAAGACGAGGTTGCCGGCTATGAAGGTAAACCCTTGCTACGCTTGCCTACCAGGAGAATAGCGTCCTCACTACAAAAAGAAAATCCTTGGATTAAACAAGCGCAGGTTAAACGGGAGTTTCCCCAAGGGCTTGCCGTCTATCTGACCTTGCGCCAGCCGGTAGCCCGAACTGCACAAGGCGCGGTAGTTGACTTAGAGGGGAAAGTGTTACCCGCAAACGGGCTTGAGGTGTCAAAACTGGTAGAGGTAGGGAGTAACTGTCCGCAAGCGCGCGCAACTGATTGCTTTAAGTCAGTGACTCAGGTGATAAACTCCCTTCCCCCCGAACTTAAAGAAAAAATGGATAGCGCCCAGGTGGTGCGGCTAGATAATGTAGAGCTGCAGCTCAAATCGGGAGCCAAGGTGGTTTGGGGTGCCAGCCGCGATAACCAGAAAAAAGCGCAGGTGCTGACGGTACTTTTGCAGCGCGAAGGCAGTGTCTATAACGTCACCGATTATGCACACCCTACGATTACTGGTTAGCACGTAGACGAGGGACATAGATTCAAAGTCCAGCTAGCAAGGGAAAACAAGACCTTGAAGGCAGATTTCACTGACACGCCTTGAAAATAGAGCAGTGCCTTGTATGGGGTAGGCTTTGAGGGAGTAATGAAGGGAGAAAAGTCCATGAGCAACAGCGTCAGCGATATACCGACATATCGTTACACCGCCAAGATGGCAGGGGAAATCGAAGAAAAATGGCAGAAGTACTGGTCAGAGCAAGGTACTTTTAATGCCGATAACCCGGTGGGTTCCCTAGCTGGTCCCTTGGCGGAAAAAGAATCATTCTTCGTGATGGATATGTTCCCTTACCCATCCGGTAAAGGGCTGCACGTGGGACACCCCCTCGGTTATATATCTACTGACGTAACTGGACGTTTTCAACGGATGCAAGGAAAGAACGTCCTTTACACCATGGGGTATGACGCTTTTGGTTTGCCCGCGGAACAGTATGCGGTAACTACCGGGCAGCATCCGCGCAAGACTACCCGGGAAAATATCTCCACTATGCATCGCCAGTTGGCGCGCATTGGTCTTTCCCATGATCAGCGGCGTTCTTTCGCTACTATTGATCAGGATTATTACCGCTGGACACAGTGGATTTTCTTGCAGATTTTCAACTCTTGGTACGACCCGGAGGCAAAGCGCCCAGATGGGGGGAAAGGCGCGGCTCGTCCCATTCAAGAGCTAATCGATAAGTTTAGTACCGGGGAAAAGGCTTTGCCCGAGGGGGCGAAGTGGAGTGAATTAACTCCCAAGCAGCGCGAGGATGTCCTTGAGGATTACCGTTTAGCCTACTTGTCTTATGCCCCGGTTAACTGGTGTCCGGGATTGGGGACGGTACTGGCTGATGAAGAAGTAACCTCCGAGGGGCGCTCCGAACGGGGTAACTTCCCGGTATTTCGGTCTCACTTACGGCAATGGATGATGCGGATTACCGCTTATGGTGACCGTCTGATTCAGGATCTAGCTACTTTGGATTGGCCGGAAAAAGTGCGCACTATGCAGGAGAACTGGATTGGACGCTCCCACGGTGCCACGGTAACTTTCCAAACCGAGGGACACAACCTGCAGGTTTACACCACGCGCCCCGATACCTTATTTGGAGCCACTTTTATGGTGGTAGCGCCGGAACACCCGCTGCTTTCCGGACTGGGGCAAAGCGAACTTCCCCAGGGCGCCGCCCAGATTCCTGCGCAGTGGCCACAGGGTACCCGGAAGGCTTGGACCGGGGGATATGAAAATCCGCAGCAGGCAGTACGCGCTTACCAGGAACAAGCGGCCGCCCGTAGCGAGCTTGAACGCGGAGAAGATGCCCGGGAAAAGACCGGGGTATTTACTGGTTTATTTGCGACCAACCCGGTTAATAATTGCCAGATTCCTATTTTCACTGCCGATTACGTGATGATGGGGTACGGTACAGGAGCGATTATGGCGGTTCCTGCCCACGATCAGCGTGACTGGGATTTCGCTAAGAAATTCGACCTAGACATTATCTACACCATTACCCCCGCCCCGGATGCGGATGAAGACGCCGCTTGGATAGGCGACGGGGTTATCCAGAATTCGGCTAATGACCAGATTTCTCTGAATGGTTTGGGTAAAGCCGAGGCTATTAAGAAGATAACTTCTTGGCTAGAAACTGCGGGACTGGGGGAAGCTACCACTACTTATCGCCTGCGGGATTGGTTATTCTCGCGCCAACGCTACTGGGGAGAGCCCTTCCCGGTGGTCTATGACGAGGACGGAGTGGTACACGCCCTCCCTGAATCAATGTTGCCCCTGGATTTGCCGGAGGTAGATAACTTTTCTCCGCGTACTTTTGCCCCCGACGATGCTGACTCTTCACCCGAGGCTCCACTTGGGCGCGCCGAGGACTGGATAAAAGTAGAACTGGATCTAGGACAAGGTAAAAAAACCTATTACCGGGACACTAACGTGATGCCTAACTGGGCAGGTTCCTGCTGCTACGAGCTGCGCTACCTCGACCCAGGGGAAAAGGATTTCCTAGCTAACCCCGAAAATGAACGTTACTGGATGGGGCCGCGCGAGGGTGCATCCTCGGGAGGTACCGATCTTTATGTCGGCGGGGTAGAGCACGCGGTCTTGCACTTACTCTATGCACGTTTTTGGCACAAAGTACTCTATGACCTGGGACATTTATCTAGCCTGGAGCCTTTCCATAAGCTGTTTAACCAAGGCTATATCCAGGCTTATGCCTACACCGATAAACGGGGAGCCTACGTGCCGGCATCAGAAGTAACAGGTGATGAGGCTAGCGGGTTCACCTATCAAGGGGAGCCGGTAAATCGTGAATACGGCAAGATGGGTAAATCCCTCAAGAATATCGTCACTCCTGATGATATTTGCGCCGAGTATGGGGCGGACACTTTCCGGGTATATGAAATGTCGATGGGACCGCTGGATATGTCGCGTCCGTGGGAGACCCGGGCAGTGGTGGGCTCCCAGCGCTTCTTGCAGCGGCTGTGGCGGAATGTGATTGATGAAAACACTGGTGAAGTTACCGTTAGCGAGGACGCGCCTGATTTGGAAACCCAGCGCGCCCTAGCCAAGGCGATTGCGGCAGTTACCGAGGATTATCGGGAAATGCGTCTCAACCTGGTGGTTTCGGATCTGATTGTGCTCAATAATCATTTGACTGCGCTGAAGGCGGTTCCGCGTGAAGCCGCGGAGGCGCTGGTGTTAATGATTTCTCCGCTCGCTCCCCATATTGCCGAGGAACTTTGGAATCGGCTGGGACACTCCTCCTCGCTGGCACGCGAGCCTTTCCCGGTAGTAACCGATGAGTCCTTACTGGTAGAAGAGGAAATTACTGCGGTGGTACAGATCAATGGCAAGGTGAAATATCGCCTGCAAGTTCCACAATCGATTTCTGCGGAGGAACTGGAAAAGCAGGCTTTGGAAACCGAAGTGGTCAAACGGAATCTGGATGGCGCTGAGCCTTTGAAAGTGATTGTCCGGGAACCGAAATTAGTAAACGTAGTAATCAGAAAGAAGAAGTAACCGCTACTGAAAACTAAAGGAAGTGAGCTTTTTCGTTTCCAATAGTTGTAGAGTTTTAGCCCGGAGATATATTAAGGAGCAAACTTGAGCCACGAAATCTGGACGCTGAAAGCGGGCAAAGATTCGGTGTCGATAGCTAAAATCGGAGCAACGGTTTTAGATTGGCAGGTTGAAGACCTCTTTGAGGAGCCTTGCGCGGTTCCCACACCTTTAGATGATCCGCGGGAGCTGGAAATGCGTACCGTGCATGTCATCGACGGTTATCGGGATGAGGCAGAGGCACGCGAGATGGACGGCTTCCGCAGCGCGCTGCTCGCTCCCTGGTCAAATCGTCTGCGTGACGGTAAATATACTTTCCAAGGACGCGAATATGATTTCCGGGGTAAGACCGTGGGCGGGGCGCTGGCATTGCACGGTCTGGTGACCAATCAGCCTTTTGAATTGCTGGAGTCTGGGGAAGATTTCCTGCGGGCAAAAGTACAGGTGCCAAAGCTAGACGCCTATCCTTTCGAGGTGGAAGTAGAAGTTACTTACCGTCTCAGCTCTAATCCGCACCGGCTGTCGCTAGATTTGCTTGCCAGAAATAATGGCGAGGGCGATGCCCCGATTACTTTAGGTTGGCATCCATATATTGCTTGCCAAGGGGGCAGCGTAGAAAATACTCGAGTTACGGTACCCTCTCAGGTTCGCGTACAAACCGATAACAATCTGATTCCAGAACCGGGAATCAAAGGATTTTCCACGCAAGCTTATCCGGTTACTCTGGTGCACCGCCGCGACATTGACTGGGGGATGACCTCTTTGGTGGCCGAAGACGGGGTAGCTACCGCTTTAGTTGACCATGCTGATGGATCGCAGACTGCCGTAGAGCTAAAAGATGCACGTCAGGGTCTGGGGTTAGCTACCCTGCATGTCTACACCGCCCAAGATTTGGCTTATCGCCGGGGATTGTCGGTGGCTGTGGAGCCGCTGCTGGCAATGACGGATGCTTTCAATCGTCCCGAGTGTGCAGAACTGATTACGGTACCGCCTGGTGGTGTCCAAGAATTACATGCTGCGTTAGAACACCGCAGTCCGCGACAGCTTTCTTAGTTTAGGAAGATATCTGGATATCCGACCTAGGTACTAGCTGTCTCACACTTATAAATCCCGCCGCAACCGCCCGAAACCTCGCGGTTGCGGCGGTTTTTTTTTCTACTAAAATCCGAGTTTACGCAGGTAAATACGCTATTTTTTAAAAGTTTATGTGGCTTCGCTTACTTTTAGGGAATCTGGTTTGACGCTGGGGGCTGAGGGCGGTAACTTTGTATTCGTTGCCGAGCGCAGAGGCCGGCGGGAGAAAAACTTTCCCGCCGCTTATTTTTTGCTCGCGACGAATCCTGACCGGTCAGTTTTGGTTGGTTTGTGGTTTGGTTGTTTGTGTTCTCGATAGTGTGTTTTTTTGTTTTGTTTGTGTGGGATTGGACTGGGCTTGCCTTGTTTTTGGGGTGGGTTTGGTTTTTTCTTGTTTTTGTTTTTTTGATGCTGATGATTTTGGAACGTTTTGTTTTTTGATTGTTGGTGTTTGTTTTTGCTGGATTGTTTTCTGGCTTGAACCATTTTTGGTCTGGCTTTTTTGGTTGGATCGTTTTTTTGCCTGCTGTTTTTGGTGGGTTGTTTTTGGTTTTTGTTGGAGAGTTTGATCCTGGCTCAGGATGAACGCTGGCGGCGTG
Proteins encoded:
- a CDS encoding aldose 1-epimerase yields the protein MSHEIWTLKAGKDSVSIAKIGATVLDWQVEDLFEEPCAVPTPLDDPRELEMRTVHVIDGYRDEAEAREMDGFRSALLAPWSNRLRDGKYTFQGREYDFRGKTVGGALALHGLVTNQPFELLESGEDFLRAKVQVPKLDAYPFEVEVEVTYRLSSNPHRLSLDLLARNNGEGDAPITLGWHPYIACQGGSVENTRVTVPSQVRVQTDNNLIPEPGIKGFSTQAYPVTLVHRRDIDWGMTSLVAEDGVATALVDHADGSQTAVELKDARQGLGLATLHVYTAQDLAYRRGLSVAVEPLLAMTDAFNRPECAELITVPPGGVQELHAALEHRSPRQLS
- a CDS encoding cell division protein FtsQ/DivIB; its protein translation is MSNRKSSFSRRPKATEVSGKTRAGKNRRQAGSKSEKALSKPRARQVTLASRDRAVVSSGLAQRRQEIAQVKRRRQLRRVVISVLITIVVVALGYLFWFSPVFALDPAQTRVMGASAQAPAKAVKDEVAGYEGKPLLRLPTRRIASSLQKENPWIKQAQVKREFPQGLAVYLTLRQPVARTAQGAVVDLEGKVLPANGLEVSKLVEVGSNCPQARATDCFKSVTQVINSLPPELKEKMDSAQVVRLDNVELQLKSGAKVVWGASRDNQKKAQVLTVLLQREGSVYNVTDYAHPTITG
- a CDS encoding leucine--tRNA ligase, with product MSNSVSDIPTYRYTAKMAGEIEEKWQKYWSEQGTFNADNPVGSLAGPLAEKESFFVMDMFPYPSGKGLHVGHPLGYISTDVTGRFQRMQGKNVLYTMGYDAFGLPAEQYAVTTGQHPRKTTRENISTMHRQLARIGLSHDQRRSFATIDQDYYRWTQWIFLQIFNSWYDPEAKRPDGGKGAARPIQELIDKFSTGEKALPEGAKWSELTPKQREDVLEDYRLAYLSYAPVNWCPGLGTVLADEEVTSEGRSERGNFPVFRSHLRQWMMRITAYGDRLIQDLATLDWPEKVRTMQENWIGRSHGATVTFQTEGHNLQVYTTRPDTLFGATFMVVAPEHPLLSGLGQSELPQGAAQIPAQWPQGTRKAWTGGYENPQQAVRAYQEQAAARSELERGEDAREKTGVFTGLFATNPVNNCQIPIFTADYVMMGYGTGAIMAVPAHDQRDWDFAKKFDLDIIYTITPAPDADEDAAWIGDGVIQNSANDQISLNGLGKAEAIKKITSWLETAGLGEATTTYRLRDWLFSRQRYWGEPFPVVYDEDGVVHALPESMLPLDLPEVDNFSPRTFAPDDADSSPEAPLGRAEDWIKVELDLGQGKKTYYRDTNVMPNWAGSCCYELRYLDPGEKDFLANPENERYWMGPREGASSGGTDLYVGGVEHAVLHLLYARFWHKVLYDLGHLSSLEPFHKLFNQGYIQAYAYTDKRGAYVPASEVTGDEASGFTYQGEPVNREYGKMGKSLKNIVTPDDICAEYGADTFRVYEMSMGPLDMSRPWETRAVVGSQRFLQRLWRNVIDENTGEVTVSEDAPDLETQRALAKAIAAVTEDYREMRLNLVVSDLIVLNNHLTALKAVPREAAEALVLMISPLAPHIAEELWNRLGHSSSLAREPFPVVTDESLLVEEEITAVVQINGKVKYRLQVPQSISAEELEKQALETEVVKRNLDGAEPLKVIVREPKLVNVVIRKKK